In Sinorhizobium numidicum, the following proteins share a genomic window:
- a CDS encoding IS110 family transposase codes for MKITIMGLDLAKSVFQAHGIDETGNTVLVKRLHRKQMLPFFSKLPSCLIGMEACGTAHHWARTLAAMGHEVRLIPPSYVKAYVKRGKSDALDAEAICEAVQRPTMRFVPVKTVEQQGILMTHRARALLVRQRTMVANALRAHLAEFGLVANPGIANLAKLAQQALSDEDGLPSYARTSLDILIRQIMVFTDEIAVLDQQLHAWHVDSEASRRLAAIPGLGVVTATAVAATVTDPDQFRSGRQFAAWLGLTPQQHSTGGKTQLGGISKQGDRYLRRLLVVGATAVIRHTKDKATPMANWIRKLLEKKPFRLVSVALANKLARIAWVVLTRKEAYRAHELTA; via the coding sequence ATGAAGATCACGATCATGGGATTGGACCTGGCCAAGAGCGTGTTTCAGGCGCATGGCATCGACGAGACAGGCAACACCGTGCTCGTGAAGCGGTTGCATCGGAAGCAGATGCTGCCCTTCTTCTCAAAGCTACCATCATGCCTGATCGGGATGGAGGCGTGCGGAACAGCGCATCATTGGGCTCGCACGCTCGCGGCGATGGGGCACGAGGTCCGGCTCATCCCGCCGTCCTATGTGAAGGCCTATGTCAAGCGTGGCAAGAGCGACGCGCTGGATGCCGAAGCAATCTGCGAAGCCGTGCAGCGCCCGACGATGCGGTTCGTGCCTGTGAAGACGGTGGAGCAGCAGGGCATTCTCATGACCCACCGCGCGCGAGCGCTGCTCGTTCGCCAGCGCACCATGGTCGCAAATGCGCTGCGGGCGCATTTGGCAGAATTCGGCCTTGTCGCCAATCCCGGCATTGCCAATCTGGCCAAGCTGGCGCAGCAAGCGCTGTCCGATGAGGACGGCCTACCTTCTTATGCACGCACTTCGCTGGATATTCTGATCCGGCAGATCATGGTGTTTACCGATGAGATTGCGGTGCTGGATCAGCAACTTCACGCTTGGCATGTCGACAGCGAAGCCAGTCGTAGGCTCGCAGCGATCCCCGGCCTCGGCGTAGTCACGGCCACGGCTGTTGCTGCCACCGTCACCGATCCCGATCAATTCCGTTCAGGTCGGCAATTTGCCGCTTGGCTCGGCCTGACGCCGCAACAGCATTCGACAGGGGGCAAAACCCAGCTCGGTGGCATCTCCAAGCAAGGAGACCGATATTTGCGCCGATTGCTGGTTGTCGGTGCTACCGCCGTCATCCGTCACACGAAGGACAAGGCAACACCCATGGCGAATTGGATCAGAAAGCTCTTGGAGAAAAAGCCGTTCAGGCTCGTCTCCGTCGCGCTCGCCAACAAGCTCGCGCGGATCGCATGGGTCGTACTGACCCGAAAGGAAGCTTATAGGGCTCATGAGCTGACGGCCTGA
- a CDS encoding extracellular catalytic domain type 1 short-chain-length polyhydroxyalkanoate depolymerase, which produces MRHRLRLRRAEGVFWIATRRRPAGTGKTGPASRAGRGTVPGAILYLHRGSRTYRLYVPASAPDRPRGLVIMLHGCKQDPEDFAAGTGMNAVAETHGLAVAYPRQSGANNASSCWNCSDPSTRCATTGDPRSLQELRWRSCRNLASIAAESSWQAYQQGAQWRRSWARSIPIYSAAGIHSGLAYASANDVISAFSAMRGEGGLASSPKRLANGHRLRTIVFQGSADRTVHPSNADRIVAAATPTGAGWTVRKESGRSPSRTYARTIVVDTAGRPAVEYWLVDGAGHAWSGGHSAGSYTDPHGPDACSQMVRFFLDEQE; this is translated from the coding sequence ATGAGACATCGGCTTCGTCTCAGACGCGCCGAGGGCGTTTTTTGGATCGCTACACGGCGTCGACCTGCCGGGACTGGCAAAACAGGTCCCGCCAGTCGTGCCGGACGGGGCACAGTTCCTGGCGCGATCCTTTACCTGCACCGCGGCTCACGAACCTACAGGCTCTACGTTCCCGCATCCGCACCCGATCGGCCGCGCGGCCTTGTCATCATGCTTCATGGCTGCAAGCAGGATCCCGAAGACTTTGCTGCAGGAACCGGCATGAACGCGGTGGCCGAGACGCATGGCCTGGCGGTTGCCTATCCCCGTCAAAGCGGGGCTAACAATGCGTCGTCCTGTTGGAACTGTTCAGACCCGTCGACCAGATGCGCGACGACGGGGGACCCTCGATCATTGCAGGAATTACGATGGAGGTCATGTCGGAATTTGGCCTCGATCGCAGCCGAGTCTTCGTGGCAGGCCTATCAGCAGGGGGCGCAATGGCGGCGGTCATGGGCGAGATCTATCCCGATCTATTCGGCCGCGGGGATTCATTCCGGCCTGGCCTACGCGTCGGCCAACGACGTCATATCAGCTTTCTCCGCGATGCGCGGCGAAGGCGGTCTTGCATCCAGTCCGAAGCGGCTCGCCAATGGGCACCGGCTCCGGACGATCGTCTTTCAAGGAAGTGCGGATCGGACGGTACATCCCTCCAATGCGGATCGAATCGTCGCGGCGGCAACGCCAACTGGCGCGGGATGGACCGTCCGGAAGGAATCCGGCCGATCCCCCAGCCGGACCTATGCAAGAACCATTGTCGTGGACACCGCGGGAAGGCCGGCGGTCGAATATTGGTTGGTGGACGGTGCTGGCCATGCCTGGTCCGGCGGCCATTCCGCTGGATCGTATACAGATCCGCATGGTCCGGATGCCTGTTCCCAAATGGTGCGGTTCTTCCTCGATGAGCAGGAATGA
- a CDS encoding Thivi_2564 family membrane protein — translation MSIIISSLITGLVIALLLYLVQKLPIDSTMKQMAQIVVVVVGVISLLSYRDVN, via the coding sequence ATCAGCATCATAATCAGCAGCCTGATCACTGGCCTTGTCATCGCCCTGCTGCTGTACCTCGTGCAAAAACTGCCGATTGACTCGACGATGAAGCAGATGGCTCAGATCGTCGTTGTAGTCGTCGGCGTAATTTCGTTGCTCAGCTATCGGGACGTAAACTGA